GGGCGCTGCCGGCAATCAGTCCCGGACGCGACAAGGGAACGATGACCTTCCAGAACGTCACCCACGGCGTTGCACCCAGGTCGGCCGCCGCATCGAGAAGCTGCCGGTCGAGTTTGTCGAGGCTGGCGACCAGCGGAATGATCATAAAGGGCAGTTCACCGGCGACGAGTCCGATGAACACGGCCAGGTCGTTGTAAAGCAGCGGAAGCGGCTCGCGGATGAGACCCAACCCAAGCAGCGCCGTGTTGATAATGCCCTCGGTACGCAGCAGATGTGTCCAAGCGAAGGTGCGTACCACAAGGCTCGTCCACAGCGGAATGACCGTCATGGTCAGGAGCAGCGGTTTCCAGCGCGGCCTGACTTGGAAGGCCAGGAAAAGCGCCACCGGATAGCTGAGGACGATGCAGACCAGCGTGACAACGACAGCCATCCAGAGCGAGCGCCAGTAAATGGCCAGGTACATCGGCTCCAGGGCCTGCCGGAAGTTGGACAGCGTCCACGTCCAGGCAATGTTGCCGTAGGTTGTGCGGCTGGCGAAGGACTGCCTGGCGACGATGACAAGTGGCAGGAAACCCAGGAGAAACAGCCAGATCGTGGCCGGCGCCAACAGTCCGGCCCGCCATGCGAAACGTTGCACCGTTGGCCTCGCTGACCTCCCGCAAACCCATGCAAAATCAGGTGACAACGCAACCTAATCCTTTTGCCGGCGTTTGAAAAGTACAGCCGGGTAAGCCCGTCAAGGGTGTACCGTTGGCTGGCTATCTGCTGTTTTGGTGTTTGGGTGGGCACTGGATGGTGTCGTGGCCGGCCTTTCTTACCAGAGCGTGGCTTGGTGCAGAGAGTCTTGCTGTTCTATAGTAATTTACTTGACATTACTATTTCTTTATGGCAAGCTGCCTTCAGAACAAGCTGCCTTCAGAACAAGCTGCCTTCAGAACAAGCTGCCTTCAGAACAAGCTGCCTTCCCTTGTAGGTTAGGTAGCCTTCAATCCAGGAGATCAGCTTGTTCGTTGACCAATACTTGTTCCAAAGGAGAACCTTGCCGATGCAATCTGCAATGCGATTTGGATTGCTGCTTGTTATGAGCGTGTGGCTTTGTTCGGTCTCAGGGTTGGCAAGCACAGGCCCATCAGAATTGCCCAACCCATCAGAGCCATCAAAATCAGAGCCATCAAAAAAGACACCTGGCAAGTCGTTGGAGGCCAGGGTTGGAGGCTAGGGGAGGATACAACGCCGACCCTTTGAGCATAAATTGCCACATCGAATACTGGAGTGCTGAACAATCTGGCAACTGCATAGGTTTCTTTGCCATCGTGAACTGTGGCACCTTTTTTGCGCCAGAAATTAGTATCTGTTCAGCCTCAGTCTGTTTTGGCAACCCGGGGTCTGTCACATTGATTTGTTCTTGATAGGGAGGTGTTCTGAAGATGAGACACATCAAAACTGGACTGTTTTTGTTGGCGGCAGGCTTTTTTCTCATTGGCACCGGCGGTACGGCACTGGGGCAGCGCCGGGCTGTTGAACACCGTATGGAGATTCAGGTGACGAACCAGACGATTAATGTTGGGGAGCGGCTCACCATCCGAATTGACGGTGTCCAGCCGAATGACATGATTAACCTTGCCCCCAAGGAACAGACTACAGCCCAGGTTGCAGCCGGCATCATGGTGCCAGCGCCAGGACGTGTCACGACGCTGGGCATTGGCTCTACCTCACCGTTGCCCGATGGCGCTCTGTCCGTAACGCCATCTGAAGTACGCATCACGCGGGCCACGAACTGGACGGGCAACCTGTTCTTCCATGTTGATGTGCCGATGCAGACCCAGGTGACTTTGGTTATCAATGACCAGCCATTGCTCAACGCCAGGCTGTCCGCACCGGTTGCCTTCTGGCGGGAAGCCTTTCACCCAGGCTTCTCCATCGCCCCGGAGACCTTTGTGCGTGCTACCTTGCCAAACATTGACCGGGAAGAGCGGATTCGCCCGGAGGAGGAAGCCTATCGCGTGCCGCCCTCCAAGGTGCAGGTGCTCAAGCGGGTACTGCCGTCTTCCGACACGGCACGGGAGTTGCTGGTGGCTTTCCGCGTGAATGAGCAGGGGCAGGTGTTTGCCGCACACGTACTGACCCACGATGCCCAGGCTG
This window of the Chloracidobacterium sp. N genome carries:
- a CDS encoding ABC transporter permease, coding for MQRFAWRAGLLAPATIWLFLLGFLPLVIVARQSFASRTTYGNIAWTWTLSNFRQALEPMYLAIYWRSLWMAVVVTLVCIVLSYPVALFLAFQVRPRWKPLLLTMTVIPLWTSLVVRTFAWTHLLRTEGIINTALLGLGLIREPLPLLYNDLAVFIGLVAGELPFMIIPLVASLDKLDRQLLDAAADLGATPWVTFWKVIVPLSRPGLIAGSALVFIPSLGNFVVADLLGGAKSILLGNVIWNQFFQRNQPFGAAVTLLLLAGVAVMAVVINQVTTRHQHPPAPAPNPR